A single window of Larus michahellis chromosome 17, bLarMic1.1, whole genome shotgun sequence DNA harbors:
- the NFRKB gene encoding nuclear factor related to kappa-B-binding protein isoform X2, translated as MDSLDHMLTDPLELGPCGEGNGTHGIMEDCMLGTTRVSLPEDLLEDPEIFFDVVSLSTWQEVLTDAQQDHLKKFLPHFPENNREHQNKLISALFSGENFRFGNPLHIAQKLFRDGHFNPEVVKYRQLCFKSQYKRYLSSQQQYFYRLLKQILASRNHLLDLARKGGPDMTLRRKHFPPTYDTEERDRRTHRRYLKILREVKEECGDTTLSSDEEDLSSWPPSSPARCPSPPVPLRVIPTLSTLDMKTADKIELGESDLKMMLKKHHEKRKRQPDHPDLVTTDLTLEDIMTRVNAGRKGSLAALFDLATLKKKVKEKEDKKKKKLKVIKSEAEDLADSLGNADGIPSMSQDHSPIPLSSVKEEPLEEMKPCLGINEISSSFFFLLLEILFLEGPATLSVLEDKVLDWQSSPASALNNWFSFAPNWSELVLPALQYLTGDSRDVPSSFSPFVEFKEKTQQWKLLGSCQDHEKELAALFQLWLETKDQTFFKENEDSSDATPIPRVTDYVVRPSTGEEKRVFQEQERYRYSQPHKAFTFRMHGFESVVGPVKGVFDKETSLNKAREHSLLRSDRPAYVTILSLVRDAAARLPNGEGTRAEICELLKDSQFLAPDVTSAQVNTVVSGALDRLHYEKDPCVKYDIGRKLWIYLHRDRSEEEFERIHQAQAAAAKAKKALQQKPKPPAKMKSSSKESSVKALPSSTSEPSQLSLSDSSMPPTPVTPVTPTAPALPATPISPPPVSVVSKSVSSAGSEPAKPNQSVLLVSSPTMPQLGTLLSTAQSSQSQPGPQPPPTRVVSHTTSSGLPQVRVVTAQSSLPAVSQQAPVVTQQQQPTSVPQIRVPATATQTKVLPQAVMTLPVKTQTSPVQVQRPGSSVTGQTGITVTGLSAAPSPAVKPVTSSPGSSATSTSSTTVIQNVAGQNIIKQVAITGQLGMKTQPGSGIPLTATNFRIQGKDVLRLPPSSITTDAKGQTVLRITPDMMATLAKSQVTTVKLTQDLFTAAAGSSGSGKGISATLHVTSNPVQTADSPAKTSTATSASSSPAGSTVVKVTPDLKTAEPTSSAFRLMPALGMTVADQKSKAITTVASTEAKPAATIRIVQGLGVMPPKAGQTITVATHAKQAPSSSAVSVPGTVHTSAVSLPTMSATVSKAVAVASGAAGTPITIGTGATAVRQVPVSTTVVSTSQAGKLPARITVPLSVISQPVKGKSVVTAPIIKGNLGANISGLGRNIILTTMPAGTKLIAGNKPVSFLTAQQLQQLQQQGQATQVRIQTVPASHLQQGTVSGSTKAVSTVVVTTAPSPKQTQDQL; from the exons ATGGACTCTCTGGATCACATGCTGACGGACCCCCTGGAGCTGGGGCCCTGCGGGGAAGGGAATGGCACACACGGCATCATGGAGGACTGCATGCTGGGTACCACCAGGGTCAGCCTGCCTGAGGACCTGCTGGAGGAC cctGAGATCTTCTTCGACGTTGTCAGCTTGTCTACGTGGCAGGAGGTGCTGACGGATGCACAGCAAGACCACCTAAAAAAATTCCTGCCTCACTTTCCTGAAAACAACCGAGAGCATCAGAACAAACTCATCTCTGCGTTGTTCAGTGGCGAAAACTTCCGTTTTGGAAATCCACTGCACATCGCCCAGAAACTCTTCCGAG ATGGGCACTTTAATCCTGAAGTCGTGAAATACCGGCAGCTCTGTTTTAAGTCCCAGTACAAGCGCTACCTGAGCTCTCAGCAGCAGTACTTCTACCGACTGCTCAAGCAGATCCTCGCTTCCCGCAAT CACTTGCTGGATTTAGCTCGGAAAGGAGGCCCTGACATGACCCTCAGGAGAAAGCACTTCCCACCGACGTACGACACAGAAGAACGAGACAGACGGACACATCGGCGCTACTTGAAGATTCTGAGGGAAGTGAAAGAAGAGTGCGGAGATACCACCTTGTCTTCTGATGAAGAAG aTCTAAGCTCCTGGCCTCCAAGTTCTCCAGCACGTTGTCCAAGTCCACCGGTTCCCCTGAGAGTGATCCCCACGTTGTCAACCTTGGACATGAAGACAGCAG ACAAGATAGAACTTGGGGAAAGTGATTTGAAGATGATGTTGAAGAAGCACCATGAGAAACGAAAACGTCAACCT GACCATCCTGATCTAGTGACGACAGACCTGACTCTTGAGGACATTATGACTCGAGTAAATGCTGGCAGGAAAGGTTCCTTAGCAG CCTTATTCGACCTTGCAACCCTCAAGAAAAaggtgaaggaaaaggaagataagaagaaaaaaaagctgaaggttATTAAATCCGAGGCGGAAGACTTGGCTGACTCTCTTGGCAATGCAGATGGAATCCCATCAATGTCTCAGGATCATTCCCCCATCCCTCTGTCATCTGTCAAAGAGGA ACCTCTTGAAGAGATGAAGCCATGCCTTGGAATAAATGAAATATcttccagcttctttttccttcttttggagATCCTGTTTCTGGAAGGACCTGCTACTCTCTCTGTG cttgAAGATAAAGTTCTAGATTGGCAGTCTTCTCCTGCCAGCGCGCTCAATAACTGGTTCTCCTTTGCCCCTAATTGGTCTGAACTGGTTTTACCCGCCTTGCAGTACTTGACAGgcgacagcagag ATGTTCCTTCCAGCTTCTCACCTTTCGTTGAATTCAAGGAGAAAACTCAGCAGTGGAAATTGCTTG GTTCTTGCCAAGATCATGAGAAGGAATTGGCAGCACTGTTTCAGCTCTGGTTGGAGACCAAAGACCAGACTTTTTTCAAA GAAAATGAAGACAGCTCAGATGCCACACCAATCCCCAGAGT AACTGACTATGTAGTCCGACCTAGCACTGGAGAGGAGAAACGTGTGTTTCAGGAGCAG GAACGTTACCGTTACAGCCAGCCCCACAAAGCTTTCACGTTCCGTATGCATGGCTTTGAGTCGGTTGTTGGTCCTGTGAAGGGGGTGTTTGACAAGGAAACCTCATTAAACAAAGCCCGAGAGCATTCTCTCCTGCGCTCAGACCGACCAGCTTATGTCACCATCTTGTCCCTCG ttcGTGATGCTGCTGCTCGCCTTCCTAATGGAGAAGGAACTCGTGCTGAAATCTGTGAGCTGCTTAAAGATTCCCAGTTCCTAGCTCCCGATGTTACAAGTGCTCAA GTTAATACTGTTGTTAGTGGTGCTCTGGATCGATTACATTATGAGAAGGATCCCTGTGTGAAATACGATATTGGACGCAAATTGTGGATCTACCTGCACCGGGACAGGAGTGAGGAAGAGTTTG AACGGATCCACCAGGCTCAAGCTGCTGCAGCGAAGGCCAAGAAAGCTCTtcagcagaagccaaaacctcCAGCTAAAATG AAATCTAGTAGCAAGGAGAGTTCTGTGAAAGCACTCCCCAGCAGCACATCAGAGCCCAGTCAGCTGAGCCTTAGTGACTCCAGCATGCCACCGACTCCTGTGACTCCCGTCACACCAACTGCACCAGCATTGCCGGCAACGCCTATTTCACCCCCACCAGTGTCTGTGGTTAGCAAGAGCGTATCTAGTGCTGGATCGGAGCCAGCAAAACCCAACCAAAG TGTTCTTCTGGTATCCTCCCCTACCATGCCACAGCTCGGGACGTTGCTTTCCACAGCCCAGAGTTCACAATCACAGCCAGGGCCGCAGCCGCCTCCCACCCGCGTGGTAAGTCATACCACCTCCTCCGGACTGCCGCAGGTCCGGGTGGTCACTGCCCAGTCCAGCCTCCCAGCGGTGTCCCAGCAAGCCCCGGTGGTAACCCAGCAGCAGCAACCGACATCAGTGCCTCAAATCCGCGTTCCAGCTACAGCCACGCAAACCAAAGTGCTTCCTCAG gCTGTGATGACTCTGCCGGTAAAAACTCAAACCAGCCCAGTGCAGGTGCAAAGACCAGGAAGCTCCGTGACGGGACAGACGGGCATCACTGTGACAGGACTGTCCGCAGCACCCAGTCCTGCTGTCAAGCCAGTAACCAGCTCCCCGGGCAGTTCTGCTACAAGCACCTCCTCTACCACTGTCATCCAGAATGTAGCTGGCCAGAATATCATCAAGCAg GTGGCTATAACAGGGCAACTTGGCATGAAGACCCAGCCTGGAAGTGGCATCCCACTCACGGCGACCAATTTTCGGATCCAAGGAAAGGATGTGTTGCGCCTACCCCCGTCCTCTATCACCACAGATGCAAAGGGACAGACTGTGCTGCGTATCACCCCGGACATGATGGCCACCCTGGCCAAATCACAAGTCACTACTGTCAAACTGACTCAGGACCTCTTCACGGCAGCTGCGGGAAGCAGTGGTAGTGGGAAGGGCATCTCTGCAACTTTGCACGTGACATCCAATCCTGTCCAGACTGCCGATTCTCCAGCCAAGACAAGCACGGCCACTTCTGCTTCTTCCAGCCCAGCTGGAAGCACAGTGGTTAAAGTGACTCCTGACTTAAAGACTGCAGAGCCAACAAGCTCCGCTTTCCGGCTGATGCCTGCTCTGGGCATGACCGTGGCAGACCAGAAGAGCAAAGCCATAACTACGGTGGCGTCCACTGAGGCCAAGCCGGCTGCTACTATAAGAATcgtgcaggggctgggggtgatgcCGCCCAAAGCTGGGCAGACTATTACGGTAGCTACTCATGCTAAGCAAGCGCCCTCTTCCTCAGCAGTGAGCGTGCCCGGCACAGTCCATACCTCAGCTGTCTCTTTACCAACCATGAGTGCCACAGTGTCGAAAGCAGTTGCTGTGGCCTCGGGAGCTGCTGGGACTCCCATAACTATAGGCACAGGAGCCACTGCTGTGCGGCAGGTACCCGTCAGCACCACAGTAGTATCTACATCCCAGGCA GGTAAACTACCAGCACGA
- the NFRKB gene encoding nuclear factor related to kappa-B-binding protein isoform X1, protein MDSLDHMLTDPLELGPCGEGNGTHGIMEDCMLGTTRVSLPEDLLEDPEIFFDVVSLSTWQEVLTDAQQDHLKKFLPHFPENNREHQNKLISALFSGENFRFGNPLHIAQKLFRDGHFNPEVVKYRQLCFKSQYKRYLSSQQQYFYRLLKQILASRNHLLDLARKGGPDMTLRRKHFPPTYDTEERDRRTHRRYLKILREVKEECGDTTLSSDEEDLSSWPPSSPARCPSPPVPLRVIPTLSTLDMKTADKIELGESDLKMMLKKHHEKRKRQPDHPDLVTTDLTLEDIMTRVNAGRKGSLAALFDLATLKKKVKEKEDKKKKKLKVIKSEAEDLADSLGNADGIPSMSQDHSPIPLSSVKEEPLEEMKPCLGINEISSSFFFLLLEILFLEGPATLSVLEDKVLDWQSSPASALNNWFSFAPNWSELVLPALQYLTGDSRDVPSSFSPFVEFKEKTQQWKLLGSCQDHEKELAALFQLWLETKDQTFFKENEDSSDATPIPRVRTDYVVRPSTGEEKRVFQEQERYRYSQPHKAFTFRMHGFESVVGPVKGVFDKETSLNKAREHSLLRSDRPAYVTILSLVRDAAARLPNGEGTRAEICELLKDSQFLAPDVTSAQVNTVVSGALDRLHYEKDPCVKYDIGRKLWIYLHRDRSEEEFERIHQAQAAAAKAKKALQQKPKPPAKMKSSSKESSVKALPSSTSEPSQLSLSDSSMPPTPVTPVTPTAPALPATPISPPPVSVVSKSVSSAGSEPAKPNQSVLLVSSPTMPQLGTLLSTAQSSQSQPGPQPPPTRVVSHTTSSGLPQVRVVTAQSSLPAVSQQAPVVTQQQQPTSVPQIRVPATATQTKVLPQAVMTLPVKTQTSPVQVQRPGSSVTGQTGITVTGLSAAPSPAVKPVTSSPGSSATSTSSTTVIQNVAGQNIIKQVAITGQLGMKTQPGSGIPLTATNFRIQGKDVLRLPPSSITTDAKGQTVLRITPDMMATLAKSQVTTVKLTQDLFTAAAGSSGSGKGISATLHVTSNPVQTADSPAKTSTATSASSSPAGSTVVKVTPDLKTAEPTSSAFRLMPALGMTVADQKSKAITTVASTEAKPAATIRIVQGLGVMPPKAGQTITVATHAKQAPSSSAVSVPGTVHTSAVSLPTMSATVSKAVAVASGAAGTPITIGTGATAVRQVPVSTTVVSTSQAGKLPARITVPLSVISQPVKGKSVVTAPIIKGNLGANISGLGRNIILTTMPAGTKLIAGNKPVSFLTAQQLQQLQQQGQATQVRIQTVPASHLQQGTVSGSTKAVSTVVVTTAPSPKQTQDQL, encoded by the exons ATGGACTCTCTGGATCACATGCTGACGGACCCCCTGGAGCTGGGGCCCTGCGGGGAAGGGAATGGCACACACGGCATCATGGAGGACTGCATGCTGGGTACCACCAGGGTCAGCCTGCCTGAGGACCTGCTGGAGGAC cctGAGATCTTCTTCGACGTTGTCAGCTTGTCTACGTGGCAGGAGGTGCTGACGGATGCACAGCAAGACCACCTAAAAAAATTCCTGCCTCACTTTCCTGAAAACAACCGAGAGCATCAGAACAAACTCATCTCTGCGTTGTTCAGTGGCGAAAACTTCCGTTTTGGAAATCCACTGCACATCGCCCAGAAACTCTTCCGAG ATGGGCACTTTAATCCTGAAGTCGTGAAATACCGGCAGCTCTGTTTTAAGTCCCAGTACAAGCGCTACCTGAGCTCTCAGCAGCAGTACTTCTACCGACTGCTCAAGCAGATCCTCGCTTCCCGCAAT CACTTGCTGGATTTAGCTCGGAAAGGAGGCCCTGACATGACCCTCAGGAGAAAGCACTTCCCACCGACGTACGACACAGAAGAACGAGACAGACGGACACATCGGCGCTACTTGAAGATTCTGAGGGAAGTGAAAGAAGAGTGCGGAGATACCACCTTGTCTTCTGATGAAGAAG aTCTAAGCTCCTGGCCTCCAAGTTCTCCAGCACGTTGTCCAAGTCCACCGGTTCCCCTGAGAGTGATCCCCACGTTGTCAACCTTGGACATGAAGACAGCAG ACAAGATAGAACTTGGGGAAAGTGATTTGAAGATGATGTTGAAGAAGCACCATGAGAAACGAAAACGTCAACCT GACCATCCTGATCTAGTGACGACAGACCTGACTCTTGAGGACATTATGACTCGAGTAAATGCTGGCAGGAAAGGTTCCTTAGCAG CCTTATTCGACCTTGCAACCCTCAAGAAAAaggtgaaggaaaaggaagataagaagaaaaaaaagctgaaggttATTAAATCCGAGGCGGAAGACTTGGCTGACTCTCTTGGCAATGCAGATGGAATCCCATCAATGTCTCAGGATCATTCCCCCATCCCTCTGTCATCTGTCAAAGAGGA ACCTCTTGAAGAGATGAAGCCATGCCTTGGAATAAATGAAATATcttccagcttctttttccttcttttggagATCCTGTTTCTGGAAGGACCTGCTACTCTCTCTGTG cttgAAGATAAAGTTCTAGATTGGCAGTCTTCTCCTGCCAGCGCGCTCAATAACTGGTTCTCCTTTGCCCCTAATTGGTCTGAACTGGTTTTACCCGCCTTGCAGTACTTGACAGgcgacagcagag ATGTTCCTTCCAGCTTCTCACCTTTCGTTGAATTCAAGGAGAAAACTCAGCAGTGGAAATTGCTTG GTTCTTGCCAAGATCATGAGAAGGAATTGGCAGCACTGTTTCAGCTCTGGTTGGAGACCAAAGACCAGACTTTTTTCAAA GAAAATGAAGACAGCTCAGATGCCACACCAATCCCCAGAGT AAGAACTGACTATGTAGTCCGACCTAGCACTGGAGAGGAGAAACGTGTGTTTCAGGAGCAG GAACGTTACCGTTACAGCCAGCCCCACAAAGCTTTCACGTTCCGTATGCATGGCTTTGAGTCGGTTGTTGGTCCTGTGAAGGGGGTGTTTGACAAGGAAACCTCATTAAACAAAGCCCGAGAGCATTCTCTCCTGCGCTCAGACCGACCAGCTTATGTCACCATCTTGTCCCTCG ttcGTGATGCTGCTGCTCGCCTTCCTAATGGAGAAGGAACTCGTGCTGAAATCTGTGAGCTGCTTAAAGATTCCCAGTTCCTAGCTCCCGATGTTACAAGTGCTCAA GTTAATACTGTTGTTAGTGGTGCTCTGGATCGATTACATTATGAGAAGGATCCCTGTGTGAAATACGATATTGGACGCAAATTGTGGATCTACCTGCACCGGGACAGGAGTGAGGAAGAGTTTG AACGGATCCACCAGGCTCAAGCTGCTGCAGCGAAGGCCAAGAAAGCTCTtcagcagaagccaaaacctcCAGCTAAAATG AAATCTAGTAGCAAGGAGAGTTCTGTGAAAGCACTCCCCAGCAGCACATCAGAGCCCAGTCAGCTGAGCCTTAGTGACTCCAGCATGCCACCGACTCCTGTGACTCCCGTCACACCAACTGCACCAGCATTGCCGGCAACGCCTATTTCACCCCCACCAGTGTCTGTGGTTAGCAAGAGCGTATCTAGTGCTGGATCGGAGCCAGCAAAACCCAACCAAAG TGTTCTTCTGGTATCCTCCCCTACCATGCCACAGCTCGGGACGTTGCTTTCCACAGCCCAGAGTTCACAATCACAGCCAGGGCCGCAGCCGCCTCCCACCCGCGTGGTAAGTCATACCACCTCCTCCGGACTGCCGCAGGTCCGGGTGGTCACTGCCCAGTCCAGCCTCCCAGCGGTGTCCCAGCAAGCCCCGGTGGTAACCCAGCAGCAGCAACCGACATCAGTGCCTCAAATCCGCGTTCCAGCTACAGCCACGCAAACCAAAGTGCTTCCTCAG gCTGTGATGACTCTGCCGGTAAAAACTCAAACCAGCCCAGTGCAGGTGCAAAGACCAGGAAGCTCCGTGACGGGACAGACGGGCATCACTGTGACAGGACTGTCCGCAGCACCCAGTCCTGCTGTCAAGCCAGTAACCAGCTCCCCGGGCAGTTCTGCTACAAGCACCTCCTCTACCACTGTCATCCAGAATGTAGCTGGCCAGAATATCATCAAGCAg GTGGCTATAACAGGGCAACTTGGCATGAAGACCCAGCCTGGAAGTGGCATCCCACTCACGGCGACCAATTTTCGGATCCAAGGAAAGGATGTGTTGCGCCTACCCCCGTCCTCTATCACCACAGATGCAAAGGGACAGACTGTGCTGCGTATCACCCCGGACATGATGGCCACCCTGGCCAAATCACAAGTCACTACTGTCAAACTGACTCAGGACCTCTTCACGGCAGCTGCGGGAAGCAGTGGTAGTGGGAAGGGCATCTCTGCAACTTTGCACGTGACATCCAATCCTGTCCAGACTGCCGATTCTCCAGCCAAGACAAGCACGGCCACTTCTGCTTCTTCCAGCCCAGCTGGAAGCACAGTGGTTAAAGTGACTCCTGACTTAAAGACTGCAGAGCCAACAAGCTCCGCTTTCCGGCTGATGCCTGCTCTGGGCATGACCGTGGCAGACCAGAAGAGCAAAGCCATAACTACGGTGGCGTCCACTGAGGCCAAGCCGGCTGCTACTATAAGAATcgtgcaggggctgggggtgatgcCGCCCAAAGCTGGGCAGACTATTACGGTAGCTACTCATGCTAAGCAAGCGCCCTCTTCCTCAGCAGTGAGCGTGCCCGGCACAGTCCATACCTCAGCTGTCTCTTTACCAACCATGAGTGCCACAGTGTCGAAAGCAGTTGCTGTGGCCTCGGGAGCTGCTGGGACTCCCATAACTATAGGCACAGGAGCCACTGCTGTGCGGCAGGTACCCGTCAGCACCACAGTAGTATCTACATCCCAGGCA GGTAAACTACCAGCACGA